In Sutterella faecalis, a genomic segment contains:
- a CDS encoding ribokinase translates to MPRVLNIGSLNIDYVYQVPHFLRGGETLAAYRRAIHIGGKGLNQSVALARAGLRTSHAGIVGQDGTFLKVFLEHEGVGVSRVAVDPNESSGHTFIQVVPEGGENAILYYPGTNVRLTPEFVKSAMDDFGKGDALLVQNETSAVRYSIEHALEKGMRVIFNPSPFDSQAPLLPLNRISALIANETEAEGLLGLEKKEKTPEEAMDIVAELGRRYPETVILVTLGSQGVVCRMPGFEPDFIKAYPVHPADTTGAGDTFTGFAVRALMDAWEKTSADEAHAVLLEGLRFAAMAAAISVTRPGAAESIPFWKEVDEAMRDTD, encoded by the coding sequence ATGCCCCGCGTTCTCAATATCGGTTCCCTCAACATCGACTACGTCTACCAGGTCCCGCACTTCCTGCGGGGCGGAGAAACGCTTGCCGCCTACCGGCGCGCGATTCATATCGGCGGCAAGGGCCTCAATCAGAGCGTGGCGCTTGCCCGCGCCGGGCTGAGAACGAGCCACGCCGGCATCGTCGGTCAGGACGGCACGTTCCTCAAGGTCTTTCTTGAGCACGAGGGCGTCGGCGTCTCGCGCGTTGCGGTCGACCCCAATGAATCCTCGGGCCACACCTTTATTCAGGTGGTGCCTGAAGGCGGCGAAAACGCCATTCTTTACTACCCGGGCACCAATGTTCGTCTGACGCCCGAATTTGTGAAGTCCGCGATGGACGACTTCGGCAAGGGCGACGCGCTTCTCGTGCAGAACGAAACGAGTGCGGTGCGCTATTCGATCGAGCATGCGCTCGAAAAGGGCATGCGCGTCATCTTCAACCCTTCGCCCTTTGATTCTCAGGCGCCGCTCCTTCCGCTCAACCGCATTTCCGCGCTGATTGCCAACGAAACGGAAGCCGAAGGCCTTCTCGGACTCGAAAAGAAGGAAAAGACTCCGGAAGAGGCAATGGACATCGTCGCTGAACTCGGCCGCCGCTATCCCGAGACCGTGATTCTCGTCACGCTCGGAAGCCAGGGCGTCGTCTGCCGCATGCCCGGGTTCGAGCCCGATTTCATCAAGGCCTATCCGGTGCATCCGGCCGATACGACGGGTGCGGGCGACACGTTCACGGGGTTTGCCGTCCGTGCGCTCATGGACGCCTGGGAGAAGACGAGCGCGGATGAAGCGCATGCGGTTCTTCTCGAGGGGCTGCGCTTTGCTGCCATGGCGGCGGCGATTTCGGTGACGCGCCCGGGCGCGGCCGAGTCCATTCCCTTCTGGAAGGAAGTTGACGAAGCAATGCGCGATACGGACTAA
- a CDS encoding autotransporter outer membrane beta-barrel domain-containing protein, which translates to MDGKVFYLPKVTGSDGTQQVMPVTLDVDTTFGDELAATTDKAVVDGKITAKKSVKISKNGDFAFAEDLTLAGTADSADLTIEGRFAGKNIVRTSANANVNTVIAGGIAVLDGTTPDPKDPAAGQGTQVSTGYAVINSRKLESGEVLGGLLVLGQAYEANALQYQQSHRLDNTLWIGQAVTLKDNISFGAALTDKQNATGVNTAVIDLQTLAQSAYKGAADKAVVNRADNLTLIRPTVERVVLANLKNISADSRVYDEAKGLYYLNAGVDLSASAAAAGSSSGVVLLGTRLYQDGSQKASGSTSVSNTVASDGKIYFVKDQKADAELKALNIHSQGVIDRELDQVQFGNALADFFIFDVFGDEAQNAELKAAKEAWTKYQAENGAGWTAEQLENERKAFFAPLFEKIVDAEHAATNMAVEGGAFSSALDYQNEVVGALDRRASLANLNASRTQGFTPWVDVFGSRNKAKTLFGDGEGYEADLYGAVLGFDYTSLAGGVVGVAFNAGKADGNSVGSGARVDNDADYYGFSVYAAQQFGAFNIKGDLGYSRASNDLSTTGVLGSFKESLDADLWTVGAGAEFLLEAGPVNVVPHAGIRMTRLSMDDSKYGADYDDMTVYQLPLGVSVSSAFEMNGWKLAPVFDLSLVPTFGDKDASAEYLGGITATTRVVDSNPVQGTIGLEAQTGAFTFGLNYRLTRGGDDRTNNAFNANVRYAF; encoded by the coding sequence ATGGATGGAAAGGTTTTCTATCTGCCCAAGGTGACGGGTTCTGATGGCACTCAGCAGGTCATGCCCGTTACGCTCGATGTCGACACGACTTTCGGCGATGAGCTGGCGGCGACCACGGATAAGGCCGTTGTTGACGGCAAGATCACCGCAAAGAAGTCCGTGAAGATTTCGAAGAACGGCGACTTCGCCTTTGCTGAAGACCTCACGCTTGCGGGTACGGCAGATTCGGCCGATCTCACGATCGAAGGCCGTTTTGCCGGCAAGAATATCGTCCGCACGAGTGCCAATGCAAATGTGAATACCGTGATTGCCGGCGGCATTGCGGTGCTTGACGGCACCACGCCGGATCCGAAGGATCCAGCTGCCGGTCAGGGTACTCAGGTGTCGACCGGCTATGCCGTCATTAATTCCCGCAAGCTCGAGAGCGGGGAAGTTCTGGGCGGTCTGCTGGTGCTGGGCCAGGCTTATGAAGCGAATGCCCTTCAATATCAGCAGTCGCACCGCCTTGACAATACGCTGTGGATTGGTCAGGCGGTAACGCTCAAAGACAACATCTCTTTCGGCGCAGCCTTGACCGACAAGCAGAATGCGACCGGCGTCAATACTGCGGTCATTGACCTTCAGACGCTCGCTCAGTCCGCTTACAAGGGCGCGGCCGACAAGGCTGTCGTGAATAGAGCGGATAACCTCACGCTGATTCGCCCGACGGTCGAGAGAGTCGTGCTTGCCAATCTGAAGAATATTTCCGCCGACAGCCGCGTTTATGATGAAGCGAAAGGTCTTTACTATCTCAATGCAGGTGTAGACCTTTCGGCTTCAGCCGCTGCAGCCGGGAGTTCCTCCGGTGTGGTTCTTCTCGGCACGCGCCTCTATCAGGATGGATCGCAGAAGGCTTCCGGTTCGACGAGCGTTTCCAATACGGTTGCTTCGGACGGGAAGATTTACTTCGTGAAGGATCAAAAGGCTGACGCCGAGTTGAAGGCGCTCAACATTCACTCTCAGGGCGTCATCGATCGTGAGCTCGACCAGGTTCAGTTCGGAAATGCCCTGGCTGATTTCTTCATCTTCGACGTTTTCGGCGATGAAGCTCAGAATGCGGAGCTGAAGGCTGCCAAGGAGGCCTGGACCAAGTATCAGGCGGAAAATGGAGCCGGCTGGACTGCTGAACAGCTCGAGAATGAAAGAAAGGCATTCTTTGCTCCCCTTTTCGAGAAAATCGTTGATGCCGAACACGCTGCCACCAACATGGCGGTCGAAGGCGGCGCCTTTAGTTCCGCGCTTGACTACCAGAATGAAGTGGTCGGTGCGCTCGATCGTCGCGCGTCCCTCGCGAATCTGAATGCGTCGAGGACGCAGGGCTTCACGCCCTGGGTTGATGTTTTCGGCTCGAGGAATAAGGCGAAGACGCTCTTCGGCGACGGCGAGGGTTATGAAGCCGATCTCTATGGTGCGGTTCTCGGATTCGACTACACCTCCCTCGCGGGCGGCGTAGTGGGCGTTGCCTTCAATGCCGGGAAGGCGGACGGCAACTCGGTGGGCTCCGGCGCGAGAGTAGACAACGATGCCGACTACTACGGCTTCTCGGTCTATGCGGCGCAGCAGTTCGGTGCGTTCAACATCAAGGGAGACCTTGGGTACAGCCGAGCATCGAACGATCTTTCGACGACCGGCGTTCTCGGTTCCTTCAAGGAATCGCTCGACGCTGATCTCTGGACGGTTGGCGCCGGGGCCGAGTTCCTCCTGGAGGCGGGTCCCGTCAATGTCGTGCCGCATGCCGGCATCCGCATGACGCGTCTCTCGATGGATGACTCGAAGTACGGCGCTGACTACGACGACATGACCGTCTATCAGCTCCCGCTCGGCGTTTCAGTTTCCTCGGCCTTCGAAATGAACGGCTGGAAGCTCGCTCCGGTGTTCGACCTGTCGCTCGTTCCGACTTTCGGCGACAAGGATGCATCCGCTGAGTACTTGGGAGGCATTACGGCAACGACCCGCGTTGTGGATTCGAATCCGGTTCAGGGCACGATCGGCCTCGAAGCGCAGACGGGTGCATTCACGTTCGGCCTCAATTACCGCCTCACGAGGGGCGGCGATGATCGCACGAACAATGCATTCAATGCGAATGTCCGCTACGCCTTCTAA
- a CDS encoding helix-turn-helix domain-containing protein — translation MARNLENQNAAFMPLDAPLIPSEEALLNHINVALKIGALDRAIELLGELTKGRGMSRFAMKTGLNRSHLYRALQVGGNPSLDLIMRVCEEMRLVIQVIPKSEIFQE, via the coding sequence ATGGCGCGCAATCTTGAAAACCAAAATGCTGCATTTATGCCGCTTGATGCTCCGCTGATTCCATCAGAAGAAGCGCTTTTAAATCACATCAACGTCGCATTAAAAATTGGTGCGCTTGATCGTGCAATTGAACTTCTTGGGGAGTTGACGAAAGGAAGAGGCATGTCTCGTTTTGCCATGAAGACGGGCCTTAATCGGAGTCATTTATATCGGGCCTTGCAAGTTGGAGGTAATCCAAGCCTCGACCTCATTATGAGGGTTTGCGAAGAAATGAGGCTTGTTATTCAGGTGATTCCTAAATCAGAAATATTTCAGGAATGA
- a CDS encoding autotransporter outer membrane beta-barrel domain-containing protein, giving the protein MEKERRFSCCCICCVNFYFWGGGVNAQTISLDISSFATPIITTPGPHAHKTDNPDESGIIFDYTDRKPSTIYIGNTLKPDDALDLNPDLMYKAIQENWGKVGSTAAKGDSGFSGSILDIFQNESKPTISAGSISLNNGAGKVILNEGLKEISFQKWDLKKGVATYDGIIKTGSARGGSGIPVAVQIEKIEINSGKELDISGRGTGEYTNNKSNPQDYLVIANGITGAGGIRVTDSLYLGGTNTFTGPVTVSPGKSLVLWDKKALTNASDITLEAGAELWFGNFKSGQDNKTIPNLKKLTLHGSPNANATTYIRDGYFNLSGNDAYLSIDDGGASASSGTLEASLHRAFVTLNDGAELRMNYYDKFDPKRSHLAVLTVGYYPDDNVTYEKSTLTIGNNSEAWIGNGYIKVLNKSELTLDKNSAIYLGSHADGLFEQGSATPENKHFSIELESGSTLNVNLDENNQINADHIISKDHTHAVIGKLDATENTPWFNLTNTETGTAAAGVNLSMTQSVIDRVTQKVQAYSQEDQVLAGQDNIKALKKLLETGELSTKQTTLQGLYDAVVTNNKKLTSEEFYNAMGAFLTLGLKREEGWQDYRFTMDANGVYINGESIRQWGNMTQVKLSLQNLTNETVAMLFNDHDHVPVSGAVNLIHHVVEYNTMDKNPPDFYLAARMIDSAGQLISVGGAQTIAWDMLQNRRDSFSRQRDRAFERILPKETNLWADGLYMRNSSNGLWNDLNGDRDVDTDLSGVIVGLDHKVNSSLLLGGSLSVLRGDSTGELGAGLPKVENQIDSYAGSLYGAWAFTDNSRFVWDVALQNGKNDVSMQLHSVVGDKPLFKTEADADTWAAQVTAGYQYDFHLANVTLTPFALLQYTYLRTQDYTSTVDGLDAFHVDATKQNIFSIPVGVKASADFSFGENLALRPWMSLYVQPNFGDKDVDNRVTAVGLNSVDHVQPDVIGDTSYGAAVGMNFITGETFSSGLSYSFNGSDSSKNHSFTLNAVWKF; this is encoded by the coding sequence TTGGAAAAAGAACGCCGTTTCAGCTGCTGTTGCATCTGCTGCGTTAATTTTTATTTCTGGGGGGGGGGGGTAAACGCCCAAACAATCTCTCTTGATATTAGTTCGTTTGCTACTCCAATAATCACCACTCCAGGGCCGCATGCACACAAAACTGATAACCCTGATGAGAGTGGAATTATCTTTGACTACACAGATAGGAAGCCTTCTACTATTTATATCGGCAATACCCTTAAGCCTGACGATGCATTAGATCTTAATCCGGATTTGATGTATAAGGCTATTCAGGAGAATTGGGGAAAGGTAGGCTCGACTGCTGCAAAAGGCGATTCTGGTTTTAGTGGTTCTATATTGGATATCTTCCAAAATGAATCCAAACCGACCATTAGTGCTGGTTCTATTTCGCTAAATAACGGTGCAGGTAAGGTAATTCTTAATGAAGGATTGAAGGAAATCTCATTTCAAAAATGGGATTTAAAAAAGGGGGTGGCAACATATGATGGAATAATCAAGACTGGGTCGGCTCGGGGAGGAAGTGGCATTCCTGTCGCAGTTCAAATTGAAAAGATTGAGATTAATAGCGGTAAGGAGCTGGATATTAGCGGACGGGGTACTGGAGAATATACGAATAATAAAAGTAATCCTCAGGATTATTTAGTTATTGCGAATGGCATTACAGGGGCAGGAGGCATCAGGGTTACAGATAGTCTTTACCTCGGCGGAACTAATACCTTTACGGGACCGGTTACTGTCAGCCCCGGCAAATCGTTGGTTCTTTGGGACAAAAAGGCATTAACGAATGCAAGCGATATTACGCTTGAAGCGGGGGCTGAACTTTGGTTTGGTAATTTCAAGAGCGGCCAAGATAACAAAACCATCCCTAACCTCAAGAAGCTCACACTCCACGGTTCTCCCAATGCGAATGCAACGACTTACATCCGCGACGGTTATTTCAACCTTTCGGGGAACGATGCTTATCTTTCCATTGATGATGGCGGTGCTTCCGCATCATCAGGGACTTTGGAAGCCAGTCTGCATCGCGCATTCGTCACATTGAATGATGGTGCAGAGCTGAGGATGAATTATTACGATAAATTCGATCCGAAGCGCAGTCATCTTGCAGTGCTAACTGTTGGATATTATCCAGATGATAATGTAACTTACGAAAAATCCACTTTAACGATCGGGAATAATTCCGAGGCGTGGATCGGCAACGGCTACATTAAAGTCCTGAATAAGAGCGAACTTACTCTGGATAAGAATTCGGCCATTTATTTAGGCTCTCACGCTGATGGGCTTTTTGAACAAGGAAGCGCCACTCCTGAAAATAAGCACTTTTCAATTGAACTGGAATCGGGCTCGACGCTCAATGTGAACCTGGATGAAAATAATCAGATCAATGCGGATCACATTATTTCCAAGGATCATACGCACGCAGTTATCGGCAAATTAGATGCTACGGAAAACACTCCCTGGTTTAATTTGACAAATACTGAAACCGGAACTGCAGCCGCAGGCGTCAATCTGAGCATGACTCAATCGGTCATCGATCGCGTCACGCAAAAGGTACAAGCCTACAGTCAGGAAGATCAGGTGCTCGCGGGTCAGGACAACATTAAGGCTTTAAAGAAGCTTCTTGAAACTGGCGAGTTAAGCACCAAGCAGACAACGCTCCAAGGCCTCTATGACGCTGTAGTTACCAATAACAAAAAACTCACCTCCGAAGAGTTCTACAACGCCATGGGCGCATTCCTCACCCTGGGTCTCAAGCGTGAGGAAGGCTGGCAGGATTACCGCTTCACGATGGATGCGAACGGCGTCTACATCAATGGCGAGTCCATTCGTCAGTGGGGCAATATGACGCAGGTAAAGCTCTCGCTTCAGAATCTCACGAACGAGACGGTGGCGATGCTTTTCAACGATCATGATCACGTGCCCGTGTCGGGGGCGGTCAATCTGATCCATCACGTTGTTGAGTACAACACGATGGACAAGAATCCGCCCGACTTCTATCTTGCCGCCCGCATGATCGACAGCGCCGGTCAGCTTATCAGTGTCGGCGGCGCTCAGACGATTGCCTGGGACATGCTGCAGAATCGCCGGGATTCCTTCAGCCGTCAGCGCGACCGCGCGTTCGAGCGCATTCTTCCGAAAGAGACCAACCTTTGGGCTGACGGGCTCTACATGCGCAATAGCTCGAACGGTCTCTGGAACGACTTGAATGGCGATCGTGATGTCGATACGGATCTTTCGGGCGTCATCGTCGGTCTCGACCACAAGGTCAATTCGTCGCTTCTCCTTGGCGGCTCGCTCAGCGTTCTGCGCGGCGATTCCACGGGTGAGCTCGGTGCAGGTCTGCCGAAGGTTGAAAATCAAATCGACAGCTACGCCGGTTCTCTCTACGGGGCATGGGCCTTTACGGACAACTCCAGGTTCGTTTGGGACGTTGCGCTTCAGAACGGCAAGAACGATGTGTCGATGCAGCTTCATTCAGTGGTGGGCGACAAGCCCCTCTTCAAGACCGAAGCTGACGCGGATACCTGGGCAGCTCAGGTGACGGCCGGCTACCAGTACGACTTCCATCTTGCGAACGTAACGCTCACGCCGTTTGCGCTCCTTCAATACACGTATCTGAGGACGCAGGACTATACGAGCACGGTTGATGGTCTCGATGCCTTCCATGTTGATGCGACGAAGCAGAACATCTTCAGCATCCCCGTCGGCGTGAAGGCCTCTGCAGATTTCTCCTTTGGCGAGAATCTCGCGCTTCGCCCGTGGATGAGCCTTTATGTGCAGCCCAATTTCGGCGACAAGGATGTCGACAACCGGGTAACGGCTGTCGGGCTCAACTCGGTTGACCACGTGCAGCCCGACGTGATCGGCGATACGTCCTACGGCGCTGCAGTCGGCATGAACTTCATCACCGGCGAGACCTTCTCTTCAGGCCTGAGCTACAGCTTCAACGGCTCTGATAGTTCTAAGAACCACTCCTTCACTCTGAACGCCGTCTGGAAGTTCTAA
- the fhuB gene encoding Fe(3+)-hydroxamate ABC transporter permease FhuB, whose product MKQQSCLGFKSAGALIAILGILFAVGIALPLTIENPLSFSDCLDLLLHPAKAESFDAYYYAYGTLPRLAAAIFGGVILGLVGCLLQQLTQNPMTSPLTLGTSSGGWLAIVVLSAFFPEAASEWLLAAAFAGALLAFGLIVLITGPRNMTGVTLVISGMVVNLLFGAIATAVVLLHADFIQNVFLWGAGDLSQNGWSGLEWLLPRTLPVILLILLFAPRALALISLGDEGARARGLPVVPVFITLTALGVWLVAAFITTAGVINFTGLIAPNIARAAGFRSPGRQLLASILIGAALLTATDGAAIWLSSLTGDIVPTGVVSAVVGTPIFIWIVRRQMSSLSAERSGAGKESLVSAGKTLSKTGVVVLALALLAVLFLNLFLVSREEGWTFGLAGDYELLLRGPRLVTALAAGAGLAAAGVILQRLIRNPLASPDILGVSAGAAFAMVAGSLWFGAGVGASGSVRALAGSLAVLSVLLLLSRRAHFAPGIIVLSGIALSAFLDSVTTLSLSRGTMENYFILQWLSGSTYRTTPEAAGLLALGVGVLILAALAVSRSMTLLTVGRDFAQSRGLPLGKASLMLLGLCALLCAISTAAMGPVAFVGLVAPHMALMMGARTVKAQLLAASLLGGAIVSWADWLGQVLIYPAQIPAGTLAAILGAGYFLLLLLSSRLTKRDVAH is encoded by the coding sequence ATGAAGCAGCAATCTTGTCTTGGGTTCAAATCTGCGGGTGCGTTGATTGCCATCCTCGGCATCCTTTTTGCTGTCGGCATTGCGCTTCCGCTCACGATCGAGAATCCGCTTTCCTTCTCGGACTGCCTCGACCTTCTCCTTCATCCGGCGAAGGCCGAGAGCTTTGACGCCTACTACTACGCTTACGGGACCCTCCCGAGACTTGCCGCCGCCATTTTCGGGGGCGTCATTCTCGGGCTTGTCGGGTGTCTCCTGCAGCAGTTGACGCAGAACCCGATGACCTCGCCCCTGACGCTCGGCACCTCGTCGGGCGGGTGGCTTGCGATCGTCGTTCTCTCGGCCTTCTTCCCCGAAGCCGCAAGCGAATGGCTTCTCGCCGCCGCATTTGCGGGGGCGCTCCTTGCCTTCGGACTCATCGTCCTGATTACCGGCCCGAGAAACATGACGGGGGTCACCCTCGTTATTTCGGGCATGGTGGTGAATCTTCTCTTCGGCGCGATTGCAACGGCCGTGGTGCTCCTTCATGCCGACTTCATTCAGAATGTGTTTCTCTGGGGCGCGGGCGATCTCTCGCAGAACGGCTGGAGCGGACTCGAGTGGCTTCTCCCGAGAACGCTTCCTGTCATTCTTCTGATACTCCTTTTTGCGCCGAGAGCGCTCGCCTTGATTTCGCTTGGCGACGAGGGCGCGCGTGCAAGAGGTCTTCCGGTTGTGCCGGTCTTCATCACGCTCACGGCGCTCGGCGTCTGGCTTGTTGCCGCCTTCATCACGACGGCAGGCGTCATCAACTTTACCGGTCTCATCGCGCCCAATATCGCAAGAGCAGCGGGATTCCGCTCGCCGGGCCGGCAGCTCCTTGCAAGCATTCTGATCGGCGCAGCGCTTCTCACGGCAACGGACGGCGCGGCGATCTGGCTTTCTTCCCTCACGGGAGACATCGTTCCGACGGGCGTTGTCTCGGCCGTGGTCGGCACTCCCATCTTCATCTGGATCGTGCGCCGGCAGATGAGCTCGCTTTCTGCTGAAAGATCCGGCGCCGGAAAGGAGAGCCTGGTGTCGGCAGGAAAAACGCTCTCAAAGACGGGCGTCGTCGTCCTTGCACTCGCGCTTCTTGCCGTTCTCTTCCTCAATCTTTTCCTCGTCAGCCGGGAAGAGGGCTGGACCTTCGGGCTCGCCGGGGACTATGAACTCCTCCTGAGAGGTCCGAGGCTCGTCACGGCGCTCGCTGCCGGTGCAGGCCTCGCCGCCGCCGGCGTCATTCTGCAGCGCCTCATCCGCAATCCCCTCGCGTCGCCCGACATCCTGGGCGTCTCGGCCGGTGCTGCCTTTGCAATGGTCGCGGGATCGCTTTGGTTCGGAGCGGGCGTCGGGGCATCGGGGTCGGTGAGAGCGCTGGCGGGAAGTCTTGCTGTGCTCTCGGTTCTCCTCCTCCTCTCGCGCCGCGCGCATTTTGCGCCCGGGATCATTGTGCTTTCGGGCATCGCGCTTTCGGCATTCCTTGATTCCGTAACGACGCTTTCGCTTTCGCGCGGAACAATGGAAAACTACTTCATCCTGCAGTGGCTTTCCGGGTCGACGTACCGCACGACGCCGGAGGCGGCAGGCCTCCTTGCGCTTGGTGTCGGGGTCCTCATCCTCGCGGCGCTCGCGGTTTCGCGGAGCATGACGCTCCTTACAGTCGGCCGCGACTTTGCGCAGTCGCGGGGGCTCCCGCTGGGAAAAGCATCCCTCATGCTGCTCGGGCTTTGCGCACTTCTTTGCGCCATCTCGACAGCGGCCATGGGCCCCGTGGCCTTTGTGGGCCTCGTGGCGCCCCATATGGCACTCATGATGGGCGCGAGGACCGTGAAGGCGCAGCTTTTGGCGGCTTCTCTTCTTGGCGGCGCCATCGTTTCCTGGGCGGACTGGCTGGGGCAGGTGCTGATCTACCCGGCGCAGATTCCGGCCGGGACGCTTGCAGCCATTCTTGGTGCGGGCTACTTCCTTCTGCTGCTGCTTTCGAGTCGACTAACGAAGCGCGATGTCGCGCATTAA
- a CDS encoding iron-siderophore ABC transporter substrate-binding protein produces the protein MRVTSSFNLRRRRLVEASIGAAALSLAGVPLPSFAEEQGPVSIRDSRGVHEFRKIPQRVVALQWDILENLVGLGIRPVGAADIAPWSEWVREPALPEGIVNVGTRAEPNLERIAELKPDLILIGPTQEDLLAQLNGIAPVLLFENYRAESVEGEAETAIAQFRELAKLFRAEDRAESEIARIESGLAELGEKVKNAFGTSPQVQVIRFSSLTTLFLYTPNSICDYALKKMGIRQPLELPNASYGLTQVRIRDLKNLTDAYVIYIRPFAMEKKVLNSILWCATPFARKGRVAAAEPYWSHGGAPSILVTARRITDALLTLAPGAGQ, from the coding sequence ATGCGAGTGACGTCTTCCTTCAATCTCAGGCGCCGCAGACTGGTAGAAGCCTCAATCGGCGCCGCTGCGCTTTCCCTCGCGGGCGTTCCGCTTCCATCCTTTGCTGAAGAGCAGGGGCCGGTCAGCATCCGCGACTCCCGCGGCGTTCATGAATTCAGAAAAATCCCCCAGCGCGTCGTGGCGCTCCAGTGGGACATTCTTGAAAATCTCGTGGGCCTCGGCATACGGCCGGTCGGCGCTGCAGACATCGCGCCCTGGAGCGAATGGGTGAGGGAGCCGGCACTCCCCGAGGGCATCGTCAACGTGGGCACGAGAGCTGAACCCAATCTCGAGCGCATTGCGGAACTGAAGCCCGACCTGATCCTGATCGGCCCCACGCAGGAGGATCTCCTCGCACAACTGAATGGCATTGCGCCGGTACTCCTCTTTGAAAACTACCGGGCGGAGAGCGTCGAAGGCGAAGCCGAAACCGCAATCGCGCAGTTTCGCGAACTCGCGAAACTCTTTCGCGCGGAAGACCGGGCAGAGTCCGAGATCGCCCGGATCGAGTCGGGACTTGCAGAGCTCGGAGAAAAAGTAAAGAACGCTTTCGGGACATCGCCTCAGGTACAGGTGATCCGTTTTTCGAGCCTTACGACGCTCTTTCTCTATACGCCCAATTCAATCTGCGACTATGCCTTGAAAAAAATGGGCATTCGGCAGCCTCTCGAGCTTCCGAATGCGAGCTACGGGCTCACGCAGGTGAGGATCCGCGACCTGAAGAACCTGACGGACGCTTATGTCATCTACATCCGGCCTTTCGCGATGGAAAAGAAGGTTCTCAATTCGATTCTCTGGTGCGCGACGCCCTTTGCGAGAAAGGGGCGGGTTGCCGCAGCTGAGCCCTACTGGAGTCACGGCGGGGCGCCTTCCATTCTGGTGACGGCAAGGCGCATCACGGATGCGCTCCTCACACTTGCTCCAGGAGCCGGGCAATGA
- a CDS encoding ABC transporter ATP-binding protein gives MYELSGIRMVRDGRTILSIDHLAIPTNEMTLILGHNGSGKSTLASVISGLVKPDAGKVMLNGKDLFSLSERERAREVAFLPQKLPASAGLICRELVRLGRYPWRGLFGRWRDEDESAIDAALEATGTSRFARAFADDLSGGERQRVWIGMLLAQASPVMILDEPTSALDVRHQYGVLALLERICREEGRGVIAIIHDINLALRFATHIVAMKGGHVLFEGSAEMLEDEKNLRALFEIDVKLIKHPMPPKDYTALHKDPLQVAVVCE, from the coding sequence ATGTACGAACTCTCCGGCATCCGCATGGTTCGAGACGGCAGAACCATTCTCTCAATCGATCACCTCGCTATTCCGACCAACGAGATGACGCTCATTCTCGGACACAACGGGTCGGGCAAATCCACGCTCGCTTCCGTCATCTCCGGCCTGGTGAAGCCTGACGCCGGGAAGGTGATGCTGAACGGCAAGGACCTTTTCTCTCTTTCCGAGCGGGAGCGCGCACGCGAGGTGGCGTTCCTTCCGCAAAAGCTCCCGGCATCGGCGGGCCTCATCTGCCGCGAGCTCGTCCGCCTCGGGCGCTATCCCTGGCGAGGGCTTTTCGGACGATGGCGGGACGAAGACGAAAGCGCCATCGACGCGGCGCTCGAAGCCACGGGCACGAGCCGCTTTGCACGCGCATTTGCAGACGACCTCTCGGGGGGCGAGCGTCAGCGCGTCTGGATCGGGATGCTCTTGGCTCAGGCTTCGCCCGTAATGATTCTCGACGAACCCACGTCAGCGCTTGACGTGAGGCATCAGTACGGCGTTCTCGCGCTTCTCGAGAGAATCTGCCGCGAGGAAGGGCGCGGCGTCATCGCGATCATTCACGACATCAATCTCGCTTTGCGGTTTGCAACGCACATCGTCGCCATGAAGGGCGGGCACGTTCTCTTTGAAGGATCCGCCGAGATGCTCGAGGACGAGAAGAACCTCCGGGCGCTCTTTGAAATCGACGTGAAGCTCATCAAGCACCCTATGCCGCCCAAAGACTATACGGCGCTCCACAAGGATCCTCTGCAGGTGGCGGTCGTATGCGAGTGA